A single window of Stigmatopora nigra isolate UIUO_SnigA chromosome 22, RoL_Snig_1.1, whole genome shotgun sequence DNA harbors:
- the LOC144215523 gene encoding 5-hydroxytryptamine receptor 7-like, whose product MESFITSTGRPSRSPVKQIILYTVTLYLGITRPLTYPARQNGQLMAKMILGVWLVSASITLPPFCGWAQNVHTAGVCLISQDFGYTIYSTAVAFYIPMLVMLFMYYKIFRAARKSGAKHRFTDLSRRERLETVTNEALRMQGLKPPGVAEECAALSRLLNRERRNISIFKREQKAATTLGVIVGVFTVCWLPFFILSTARPFICGVVCSCVPIWLERTLLWLGYANSLMNPFIYAFFNRDLRSTYRDLLRCRYRNINRRLSAVGVHEALKV is encoded by the exons ATGGAGAGTTTCATTACTTCCACTGGACGACCATCTAGGAGTCCAGTCAAGCAAATTATTCTCTACACCGTCACGCT GTATCTGGGGATCACCCGGCCCCTGACCTACCCGGCCCGCCAGAACGGTCAACTGATGGCGAAGATGATCCTGGGCGTGTGGCTGGTCTCGGCATCCATCACCCTCCCCCCCTTCTGCGGTTGGGCCCAAAACGTCCACACAGCCGGCGTGTGCCTGATCAGCCAAGACTTTGGCTACACCATTTATTCCACAGCCGTAGCCTTCTACATCCCCATGCTGGTTATGCTCTTCATGTATTACAAAATCTTCCGGGCAGCCCGCAAAAGTGGTGCCAAACACCGCTTCACTGACCTTTCCCGCCGCGAGCGGTTGGAAACGGTGACTAATGAGGCGCTCCGAATGCAAGGCCTGAAGCCTCCTGGTGTGGCGGAGGAGTGCGCCGCCTTGTCCCGACTGCTGAACCGTGAACGGAGAAACATCTCCATTTTCAAACGAGAGCAGAAAGCGGCTACGACGCTGGGGGTTATCGTGGGGGTCTTCACTGTGTGCTGGCTGCCATTTTTCATTCTGTCCACCGCCAGGCCCTTTATCTGTGGGGTGGTGTGCAGCTGTGTGCCCATCTGGCTAGAGCGCACGCTACTGTGGTTAGGTTACGCCAACTCCCTGATGAATCCCTTCATCTATGCCTTCTTTAACCGAGACCTGCGTTCTACGTATCGAGACCTTCTTCGCTGCAGATACCGAAACATCAACCGGAGACTGTCGGCGGTGGGCGTACACGAAGCCCTTAAGGTTTGA